CGAGTATCACTTCGCCCCGTCAACAAAAACCTGGCTGCAACCTAAAGCCGAAGCCAAAAGCGGTTGGGAACATACTAACCCGTCTTACGAAGAAAATTACGATCAGGATGTTACCGCAGGTAAATCCGCTAAAAACGGCTGGATATATCCTGCACTCTTTAAAACCGGTAATAATTGGGCTTTGATAACCGAAGCAGGTATGGACGGAAGCTATTGCGGCACCACGCTAAAAAATGACCAGGGAAACAGTAATTATAAGATCAGCTTTCCTGACGCACGTGAAATTTATACCGGCAGAGATCTGCTGCCTAAAAACGTAACCTATACGCCTTGGCGTGTAATTACCATAGGCAGTTTGAAAACTATTGTAGAATCTACTTTGGGTACAGATGTTGCACCACCGGCTATTTTGCTTAAGGACGAATCCATAGTAAAGCCCGGTAAAGCGGCCTGGAGCTGGATCATGAGTAAGGACGATTCCATCACCTATACTGAGCAAATACGCTACGTTGACCTGGCCCATAAAATGAACTGGCAATACTGCCTGGTTGATGCCGCCTGGGATCAAAAGATTGGTTACGACAAAATAAAACAACTGGCCGATTACGCCAAAACCAAAAATGTAGGCATACTATTGTGGTACAATTCCGCAGGCCCATGGAATACCGTAAAATACACTCCAAAAGATAAACTACTTACGCACGAGGATCGCGAAAAGGAATTTACCCGCTTGAACGAAATGGGTATAAAGGGCGTAAAGATTGACTTTTTTGGTGGCGATGGCCGCTCAATGATCCAGTATTACGTTGATATTTTGAAGGATGCTGCCGCGCATGGCCTGTTAGTAAATTTTCATGGCGCTACTTTACCACGCGGATGGGCACGCACTTACCCCAACCTGATGACTACCGAGGCTGTAAAAGGTTTTGAGATGGTTACGTTTGATCAAGGCAATGCTGATAACCAGGCGAACCATTGCGCCATGCTGCCATATACCCGCAACGCGTTCGATCCGATGGATTTTACGCCCATGAACTTGTACAAAATACCTACGCAGGTAACACGTAAAACTACCAGCGGCTTTGAGCTGGCTACCAGCGTAGTGTTCCTGTCGGGCATACAGCATTACGCGGAGTCGCCTGATGGCATGTCGCGTCAGCCCGAATATGTAGTATCGTTCCTGCAAAATCTGCCTAACTATTGGGATGATGTACGCTTTGTTGACGGCTATCCGGGTAAATACGCGGTTATCGCGCGTAAAAGCGGTAACAAATGGTACGTAGCAGGTATAAACGGCGAAAATGAAGGCAAAGAAGTTACCATCAACCTGAAAGATTTCAAAGCCACCAAAGCTAAACTAATTACAGATGGCGCGGAACCACTAACCTTTACGCAAAGCAACGTACCTACCAACAACCCGGCAAAGATTACTATGAAAGGCAACGGTGGCTTTGTGCTCGTACTGGAATAAAACTTGAAACAACTTATTTAATACTGAATATTAACATGATCGATTTAAAAACACTTGAGGTTTGGTTTTTAACCGGAAGCCAGCATTTATATGGCGAGGAAACACTGAACCAGGTTGCCGAACACTCTAAGCAATTAGCTGCCGCGCTTGACAGTGCCGGCCAGATACCCGTGCGCGTGGTTTACAAACCTACTGTTAAAACTACTGAAGAAATTTACGCAACCATACAGGAAGCCAATATTGCGGAAAATGTTATTGGCATTATTACCTGGATGCACACTTTTTCGCCTGCTAAAATGTGGATTCGTGGCCTGAGCATTCTTAAAAAACCGATGCTGCACCTGCATACGCAATTTAATCGCGATATTCCGTGGAGTTCAATTGATATGGACTTTATGAACCTTAATCAAAGCGCACACGGTGACAGGGAATTCGGCTTTATGGTATCGCGTATGCGCAAAAACCGTAAGGTTGTGGTTGGACACTGGCAGGATGAAGAAGTATTGACCCAGATAGGGTCGTGGACACGCGCCGCCGCCGGCTGGCACGATTGGCAGGGCGCAAAATTTGCCCGCTTTGGTGATAACATGCGCTATGTGGCCGTAACCGACGGCGATAAAGTTGAGGCCGAGTTAAAATTCGGGTTCGCGGTAAACAGCTATGGCATTGGCGACCTTGTGGCACTGATTGACAGCGTTACACCGGAAGCGGTTGATCAATTGCTTAACGAATATGAAAGCACTTATACTCTTGCCGATGATTTGAAACGTGGCGGCGCGCAACATTCGTCAGTTTACGAAGCAGCTAAGATTGAGCTTGGCCTGCGCAAGTTTTTAGAAGATGGTAACTTTAAAGGCTTTACCGATACCTTTGAGGATTTGCATGGCATGGTACAATTGCCGGGCCTTGCCGTACAACGCTTGTTAGCTGATGGCTATGGATTTGCCGGCGAGGGCGACTGGAAAACCGTTGCGCTGGTACGTGCCTTTAAGGTTATGGGTAGCGGCCTGCCGGGCGGCAATGCCTTTATGGAAGATTACACTTATCACTTCGACCCGAACAATGCGCTGGTATTAGGCTCGCACATGCTGGAAGTTGATGCTTCATTGGCAAGTGGCAAAGCAAGTTTAGAAGTACATCCGCTGGGCATCGGCGGCAAAGCCGACCCTGCAAGGCTGGTATTTAACGTAGCCGGTGGCGCCGCGTTAAATGCATCGTTGATTGATATGGGCAACCGTTTCCGTTTGTTGGTGAATGAGGTTGAGGCTGTTGAACCGCAAAATGACCTCCCGAACCTGCCTGTTGCCCGTGTATTATGGAAACCACTGCCTGATATGAAGACCGGCTGTGCCGCATGGATTTACGCCGGCGGCGCACACCACACCGCCTACAGCCAAAACCTTACTGCCGAAATGATTCAGGATTTTGCCGACATGGCCGATATTGAGTATTTACGCATAGGCAAAGACACTACTATCGAAAGCTTCCGTAACGAACTTCGCTGGAACGAAGTAGCTTACAAATAATTATATTAGCAGGCCGGCATTTCAGGATGGGATTTTGAGTGCCGGCCTTTTAACCAATTTTAACCCTAATTTTTTATGAGTAAATTCTCAACTATTGATATCGTTGTGTTCGTTATCTACTTTGTGTTGGTAACGGGCTACGGTATATGGGTATACCGCCTTAAACGAAATAAGGGCGTATCCGATTCAAAAGACTTTTTCCTGGCCGAGGGATCGCTCACCTGGTGGGCTATCGGCGCATCACTTATCGCTTCCAACATCTCAGCCGAGCAATTCATCGGCATGAGTGGTAACGGCTTTGTGGTAGGTATTGCCGTTGCGGCTTACGAATGGGTGGCGGCCATCGCGCTCATCATCGTGGCTGTATGGTTTATACCGGTGTATCTTAAAAATAAGATATTTACCATGCCGCAATTCCTGCAAACCCGGTACAACGAAACCGTGAGTTTGATCATGGCTATCTTTTGGCTGTTTTTATATGTGTTTGTAAACCTTACCTCTATCCTGTACCTGGGCGCCCTTGCTATTGATAATATTGCCGGCGGCGGCTACTTTCACCTCATCATCATCGTGATGGCCATTTTCGCGTTGGTTATTACACTTGGTGGTATGAAGGTTATCGGCTTTACCGATGTTATTCAGGTATTGGTATTAATTATCGGAGGTTTGGCAACAACCTACATTGCGTTAACTCTGGTAAGCGAGCAATTTGGCTTGGGTAAAGATGTATGGGGTGGTTTTACAGCCATGATGAAAGACGCGCCGGACCACTTTAAAATGATCATCGAAAAACCAAAACCTGGCGCCTCGCAAAGCGATATAAACAAATACCTGATGCTGCCGGGCATCGCCATGTATTTTGCCGGCCAGTGGATAGTGAACCTGAACTATTGGGGCTGCAACCAGTACATTACCCAACGCGCTTTAGGCGCCAATTTACAAACGGCGCGTACCGGTATTTTATTCGCAGGCTTTTTGAAACTGGGTATGCCGGTTATTGTAATGCTGCCGGGTATTGCTGCATATGTACTTTACAAAAATGGTGGTATACAGGCTGAAATGGCACCTGGCGGCCACTTCAATGCAGACAACGCTTATTCGGCCATTTTAGGTTTTTTACCTACCGGATTAAAAGGCCTTTCACTGGCTGCATTAACCGCGGCTATTGTGGCCTCATTAGCGGGTAAAGCTAACAGTATCTCAACTATTTTTACGCTGGATATCTACAAGAAATATATCAACCGTGAAGCAGGCGAAAAGAAACTGGTTATAGTTGGCCGTATCACCATAGCTGCTGCCATGGCGCTATCTATATTACTTACCTGGAAAGACTTGTTAGGCATTGGGGGTGAGGGTGGTTTTACCTTCATCCAAAAATATACAGGCTTTATTAGTCCGGGTATATTTGCCATGTTCCTGCTGGGTATGTTCTGGAAACGTACTACCGGCGCGGCGGCTATCGCGGGTATCCTTACCGGTTTTGGCATGTCGGTACTGTTCAACAACTATGCCCCTAAGCTGTTTGGTAACGAAACCTTTTTGTACACCGCTTACCCTAAAGGTGATGGTACTTATGAAATACCGTTCCTGATTTGTATGGGCTTATCCTTCCTGTTCACCATGATCGTGATGGTACTGATCAGTCTTCGCGGCCCTAAGGTGAACCCGAAAGCTTTCGTGCTGGATACATCCATGTTCAAGGTTGCCCCTTCAACACTGGCCCTTATTGTTTTAACGCTATTAATGATCACAGCGCTTTACGTGCGCTTCTGGTAAAATTTTGTTCCGTTCAATAATCGAGAGGCAGTTCCTGTATATCAGGGCTGCCTTTCAATTTGCGCCGGGTTTGTTCCAGGTTTGCGGCGGAATAACCGGGTTGATGCGGAAATTTGAATACTGTGTAGATAATTGCTGCTTACCGGCGGTATTCAATTCGGCATAAGGCATTAATATACCATCCGTTTGCCTGAAGTCGGAATAAACGGTAGTCAAAGGCACCTTGGTCGCCAGGTCACCCGAGGCCGACATTTGTCCTTTATCATTTATAATGAACGCGTACCGCTTACCATTCTGCATACAAACTATCGCGGTACCTGCCTTGCCTGTTTTAACACTCTCTATGGTTAAAGCCTCAATCTCTGATTTGCGCAAGCCTAAAATACCGGTGTAAAATGATGTACGCATTTCATTTATACGCGTGGTAGTTAGCGGAGCTGTTCGTCCGCCCTGCCACTCCCAGCCGCTGCCGCCTTCCAGTTGTTGCACCTGTAATAGTTTGCCGCCTTTGCTCATCTCCAGGCGCAGGCGCTCTCCGGTTACAGCAACATAACCTGTAACGGATATACCTTGTACGGTTGCCTCGAAAGTGATCGTCTTCACGTTATCAAGTTTGGTGCCGCCGTGGGTAGCATTGGCTTTAAGCAGCATTGCTTTTGCATCAGCTATATTACCAGATGCTCCGGTGTTTGCGTTACTATTGTTGGCAGATAAACGCCTCTTACTTTTAGCAGACGAAGAGGCTGACCGCTCTGCCGCCATTTCCTTTTCATCCTTCATAAAATAAATATCGCCATCAATAACCGCCATCACTGGTTTTTCCGCCGGGCGATAATAGAAGGAGTGTGTTTGTGTTTTACCGTCATCAAAACTAAGCGTAAGTACACCCTTGTTTATTTTGTAGGCACCCACCCCCTCTTTTTTATTGGTACCGCCACCGCCTATACCATCACCGGCTATAACGGATGTATTTTCGCTATTGGTACTAAAACGGCCTTTACCATCAAAATACAATCCACGGGTAGATGATGTGCCCACGAAGGTAGTTCCGGTGCCCATGCCACCCATACTGCTCAATTTTTTAAATTCCAGAAAACCTTTAGGCACGCTGCTATCCATGGGTTGCCTGAACAGGATGAAGCTGCCCGCATCTATCTTATCAGCGCTTTGTATCTCATAGTCAGAAACATCGCCATCCTTACTGAATTTCAAGGTCAGCTTTTTACCGGAAATAGTATAGCGCCCGGTGGTGCGCTTTTGCCAGTCGGGTTTATCAAGCTCATCATTAAATGTTCCATCGGGCCTAAAGAGGTACACCTCGTCAATACGGTTCATGCCACCTCCCGGCGTTACCGAGGGCATCAGTTTTACACCGGCGTAAACGCCATTTAATGTTTTTGTTTGGCCATTTACAACATCGGCAAAAAGCAGGGTGCACCACACCATCATGGCCAACCGGAGTATCCGCATATATGTCATAACCGTTTTAACAACAACATTTAAAACCTTGTTTAAGCAAATAAATTAATTAACATGGCAGCTACATTTTCTCATAACCTATTAAATTTGCAATGTTTTTATGAGAAGAATAATTCAGCATCACGCAAAAAGAGCCAAATACATCATCTACAAAGAAACACTTATTGATTTCAGGGAGCATTTATGGACGTTCATCGGCTCGTTCTTGGGCATCGGTATCATCGGCTTTTTAAACAGCAAATACTTCACCGCTTATGACAATCTTTTCCTGATCGGCTCGTTCGGTGCATCATCCGTGTTAATTTACGGGGCCATTAATAGTCCGCTGGCGCAACCGCGAAATTTAATCGGCGGGCATGTGGTTTGCGCCATTATCGGGGTAACCATTCATAAACTCATTCCGGGCGAGCTTTGGCTTAGCTGCGCGTTATCGGTATCATGCTCCATTGTTGCCATGCAGATCACTAAAACATTACATCCGCCGGGTGGCGCTACGGCACTGATCGCCAACATCGGCTCTGCTAAAATACACGCGTTAGGTTACTTTTATGTTTTTTGCCCGGTATTTTTAGGTGTAGTGATATTGTTTATAGTAGCGGTAATTTGCAATAACGCCACCTCGCACCGCAGTTATCCGCGAAATAAGCATTGGTATAAAATATGGTTGCGCGAGTATAAGTAAAAAGATGATGAGCTTTTTAACAAAGCAAACTTGAGCCACTCAACAAAACGCGTAGCTTAATAACGCCATACTTTTGTGTTGTACTTAAATAAAACAGACAATGACAAAAATATGGTTTATAACAGGCAGCTCCCGCGGATTAGGGCGCAGCCTGACCGAAGCAGTTTTAAAAAGCGGCGATAAAGTTGCCGCTACAGCACGTAACGCCAGTCAGTTGGATGATCTGGTAAAACAATATGGCGAACAGCTATTACCGGTACAGTTAGACGTTACCGATTATAAACAGGTTTACCAGGCCGTAGCTGATACTGTTAAACATTTTGGCCGGATTGATGTGTTGGTGAATAATGCGGGTTTCGGAATTATTGGCGCGGCCGAAGCTTATACCAATGAACAGGTACGCAGCCAATTAGAAACCAACCTTTATGCGCCTATTGAGATTACCCGCGCGGTATTGCCTTACATGCGGCGGCAAGGCAGCGGGCGCATATTGCAGATCAGCTCTATTGGCGGGCGTGTAGGCAACCCGGGGCTAACCATGTACCAGGCTGCCAAATTTGGTTTAGGTGGTTTTACCGAAGCACTGGCCAAAGAGGTGGCCCCGCTGGGTATTTACGTAACGAGTGTTGAGCCCGGCGGTTTCCGTACAGACTGGGCCGGCGCATCCATGACCTATGCGCCCGAAATAGCCGGTTACGATACTGTTAAACAGCGTACCGACTTTTTCAAAAGCGGAGATTTCATCCCCGTTGGTGATCCCGATAAGGCGGCAAAGGCTATGGTCGACCTGGCTATACACCCTAACCCACCCGTACATTTAATACTGGGCAGCGAGGCCATCGGCATCCTGAAAAACGCCAATGAAACACGCGACGCCGAGATGGAGGCATGGCTGCCGGTAAGCCTGTCAACCGACCATGATGATGCAGCTGACTTTTTAGATACCCCGCAGGGGCAGTGGTATACTAAAAACAACAAAAAGTAATTCTGATATTTGTATAGTGGGCATGCGGTACCTTACCGCGTGCCGACTGCTTTTTTATAATTTTGATAATGGCCGATACGAGATCACCCATAACCTACTCCTGCTATTACAGCTGCAACCGCTCAGGCGAGCAGTTTGTACCTGAGCATGTGCTGAGCTACCAGATATCGGGCACGCTTACCGTAAATAACGGCGATAAGGATTTTATATTCAATGAGGGCGATTTCCGCTTTGTCAGGCGCAATCAGTTACTCAAATTTATTAAACAGCCACCGCCTGACGGTGTATTTAAATCCGTATCGATATACCTTGACCAGGTTGCGCTGCAAAACTTTAGCCGCAAATACGGGCAGAACGCCGGGCATAGCAAAACCACAATAGCTGATCCGGTTATACAATTAAGCGGCGATTCGTTTTTGAAGGCGTTTATGGACTCGCTGATACCTTACATTGAGGGCGATCAGCCTGCTGACACACAACTTGAAATACTTAAACAATGTGAAGCGATTATGCTGTTGATGCGCGCACACCCTGAACTGAAGGATATTTTGTTTGATTTTAGCGAGCCCGGCAAAATAGACCTCGAGGCTTTTATGAATAAAAACTTTCACTTTAACGTTCACCTTAATCGCTTTGCTTACCTTACCGGGCGTAGCCTGGCTACATTTAAACGCGATTTTGAACATATATTTCACACCTCGCCAAGCCGCTGGCTGCAACAACGCAGGTTACAGGAAGCCTATTTTATGCTGAAGGAACAAGGCAAAACCGCATCAGATGTATACCTTGATGTAGGGTTTGAGGATCTGTCACATTTTTCTTTCGCTTTTAAAAAAGCTTATGGCGTGCCGCCTTCAAAAATTGCGGGATAATAACAATCAGGTGTTTTTATTATCACAACGGAAAAGAAATAAATTTATATTTGCGCCACTGTTCCCGTAGTTCAATGGATAGAATGTCAGATTCCGGTTCTGATGATATGAGTTCGAATCTCGTCGGGAACACTGGGTATAAGCCTCTCTTTTAAAAGGAGAGGCTTTTTATTTTATTTTGTGTTAAACCCAAACAGCGTTTTATAATCCTATCCATATATCAACCGAACCATGACCACGATAGTTATACGCTCCTGCCTTTTATCATTATTATTCATTTTAATTACCTGCGGTTTCAGCAAAGCAGAAAACAATATTAAGATAGATGCCGATTTATCTCGCGGTGCCGTCCGCATCAAATCTGTTTATCTGATAGATGCGGGAATAACGGTTTATATTGACAACCTTGGCCGCTTGCGCGATGTTTATGCAGATAATACCGACAGTTATTACGACCCCATACATACCGAAGATACCTTCAGCTTCGGCGAGGTTGAATATTACCCGCATGACTATATTTTTGATGAATTAAGCGACCGCTTAAAGCGAATAGGCAATTTAAACATTACTTATTATGACCGTTTCAGTTGGGATGAGCTGCGGGGTAAAATCAAATCCATTGGCAACGTAAACTTTACTTATTATGACCGTTTTGGTTGGGACGAAACCAAAGGGCTGATCAAATCAATCGGCAATGTGAACATTACTTATTATGATCGCTTTGGCTGCGATGAGGATAAGGGAAAGATTAAAAGCATAGGCAACACAACATTTACTTATATGGGACGGGCTGTTCAGGTTAACGGCTACGACAAAAACGGGGTGCTAAATCTTCGCCGTTCGGACGCAAGACAATCAGCCTTTGTTGATTGACCTTTATCCGGCTGCTAACATATGTTATTGAATTTTATAGAAATACTTAGACCTTTTTGTAATTTAGCAAAAACTTTACCTGTCATGTTAAAAAAATATTCTCTTCGTGCCATTACCTTATTGATCCTGGTATTCACTTTTGCATCATGCAAAAAAGAAACCGTTATTATACGGGAAGTAGTAAAAGAGGAAGAACCTGAGCCAGAGGAAAAACAAATTACCGCTTATAAGGACGTTGTAGAAAAACTCTTAGGCCGCTGGAAAGTAGACGAGATATTTTTTGATTATAAAGACGAAAACGATAAGGTTGTTTTTAAATCATCCACAATCGGCTGGGGATACTTAACGTTTTATGATAACGGAAAAGTTTTTATGGTATCTGACCGACTTAATACAGGCGGTTACACTACTGAGGACTATGGTTTAAAAAAACCGGCGGACAAGTATATTTTAAGTATACGAAATTTCAAAGTGATGACTGGGGTTGGTTCGACAAATGCCTCATTACAAATAGAAAGTTTTACAGAAAACAGGATTTCATTTACTGACAAGTACGCCGATGTATATTATTATGATCAAAATAACGTGCTTAAAACGGCTAAAACTGTAGCTATTCATTTCACGGTTAATCGTGTTTATTAGTATTGTGCTGCAATTATCAACACCAGCCAATCAACAGCGAACCCAAAAAGTCAAATGATTTTTTAATAGTTTCGCCCCCATGATCGATGTTCTTGAAAACCCGGCTTGGCATGCGCTGTTAACCGGTAATTCGCTACTTGCGCTCGGCAGCGACCAAGTAAAGTTTTTTGATGAAGAGGTATCGCCGTTTGTTGGCTTGGAAAACAATACCACTGATAATTTTACCGAATTAGCCAACCTACTGCCTAATGAGCGTGTTTGCGTTTTTATTGACCCTGCACAAATCAGCGTTCCCGCCCCATGGTCACTTTTAAATTGTGTAGAGTGTTACCAAATGGTTTTTAACGGCAAGGCTGTTGAACATACAGGTGAAATTAAGGTAGTTGATTTAACCGATGAACATGTTCCGCAAATGTTAGCGCTTACACAAGCAACCAATCCGGGGCCATTCTCCCAGCAAACCATACGGTTCGGACATTATAAAGGAATTTTTGACGGTGATAAACTGGTGGCCATGGCCGGCCAAAGGCTTACGCCGTCGCCATACGCCGAACTTAGCGCGGTTTGCACGCACCCGGATTATTTGGGTAAAGGCTATGCCAAACTATTGTTAATGAGTCAGGTTGAGCGGTTGTTGAAATCAGGCGGTGTACCCTATCTGCATGTAAGGCATGACAATGAACGGGCCATCAGTGTTTATAAAAGTTTAGGGTTTGAAGTAACCCGCAAACTGTTTTTCCATGTGATAAAAAAAGCTAAAACGTAGTCAGCATCGGGCACTTACTAAATTTGTAAAAACTTTCTTTTACCATCACAAAAACTTAATGCAAAAGGTGATTGTTAAGGCTTTCAAAAGCTAAAAAAACTCGCCATATTAGCACTTCTGCTGGCTTTGTAGCTTAATTGAACATTGCTTATAGTTTAATAATCCAAAAACATCACCATATGCAGGAAATTGATCCTATCATCCTACAAAAAGTTAACACCTGGCTCGAGGGAAATTACGACGAGCAGGTAAAACAGGATATCCAGAAATTGCTTGACGATAAAGCCTACACCGAGCTTACCGACTCGTTTTATAAAGATCTTGAATTTGGCACCGGCGGTTTACGTGGTGTTATGGGTCCGGGTTCAAACCGTATTAATAAATACACCATAGGCTCTGCCACACAGGGCCTGGCCAACTACCTGAAGAAAACTTACCCTAACGAGCAGGTTAAGGTAGCCATTGCGCACGATAGTCGTAACAACTCCGATCTGTTCGCGCGTATTACCGCCGAAGTGTTTTCGGCCAACGGCATTTACGTTTACTTTTTTGAGGCGCTGCGCCCAACGCCCGAGCTATCATTCGCCATCCGCACACTCGGCTGTAAAAGCGGTGTGATGCTTACCGCGTCTCACAACCCTAAGGAGTACAACGGTTATAAAGCTTACGGCGAAGATGGCGGACAATTTGTATCACCAGCCGATAAGGCCGTGATGGACGAAGTTGCCGCGATCAAAAGCATCGACGAAGTTAAGTTCGAGCGCGTTGACAGCAACATCGAACTAATCAGCACCGCTATTGACGAGCAATACCTGCAAAAGATAGTTACCCTGTCGGTATCTCCGGAGGCTATTAAACGTCAAAAAGACCTGAAGATTGTTTTCTCGCCCATACATGGCACAGGCATTACCTTGGTGCCAAAAGCGCTGGAGTTATTTGGCTTTGAAAACGTGGTGCTGGTTGAGGAACAATCAACTCCTGATGGTAATTTCCCTACGGTGGTTTACCCTAACCCCGAAGAAAAAGAAGCCCTTACCCTCGCTCTTAAAAAAGCGCAGGAAGTGGATGCCGACCTCGTGCTGGCAACTGACCCTGATGCTGACCGGGTAGGTATCGCTGTAAAAAACACTGATAATGAGTTCATCCTGCTAAACGGTAACCAAACCGGTAGTATGTTGATCAATTATTTGTTAACCGCCTGGCAGGAAAGCGCTAAGCTAACCGGTAACGAATACATCGTTAAAACCATTGTTACCTCAAACCTGATTGAAGCTATCGCCCGCGAAAAAGGCGTTACCTACTATAACACCTTAACCGGCTTTAAATACATTGGTGAGCTGATGACTAAGTTTGAAGGCAAACAAACCTTTATTGGTGGCGGTGAGGAAAGCTATGGTTACCTGGTAGGCGAGTTTGTACGCGATAAAGACGCCGTTGTTTCCGCAGCGTTTATTGCCGAAATGACCGCCTATTATAAAGATAAAGGCAGCAGCTTGTTTGAGGCATTGCTGGATACTTATATTAAATACGGCTTCTATAAAGAAAAGCTGATATCGATCACCAAAAAAGGTAAAACCGGTGCCGAGGAGATTAAGGCCTTGATGGAAAAATTCCGTAATAATCCGCCTGCTACGTTGGGTGGCTCAAAAGTTATTACGCTGAAAGATTACGAACTGCGCGTTGAAACCGACCTGACCAGCAATACAACTACACCTATTGAATTGCCAAAGTCGGACGTGTTACAATTTATTACCGAGGATGGCAGCATCATTTCAGCACGCCCGTCAGGTACCGAGCCTAAAATTAAATTTTATTGCAGCGTAAACGGTAAGCTTGAAAGTAAAGAAGCCTTTAAGCAAACCGACGAAAAGCTGGAAGCTAAGATTGACGCTATCATGCATGATCTGGGCGTATAAGTAGATAAGGCGATAGAAATAAGGCATTTGCTTAATTGCAGATGCCTTATTTTTTAAAAAGAAATATTTTATATTTACACACAACACCAATTTCAGATTTTCTTTTTCGCCACACATGATAGAGATGGATGGAGCAGTTAACACCGGGAATCCGGCAGCGGCCTTGATTAACGGTTTGCCCGTAGCTGTTTACATATGCGATAATGAAGGGTTTATAACTACTTACAACGAGTTTGCAAAACAACTCTGGGGA
This Mucilaginibacter defluvii DNA region includes the following protein-coding sequences:
- a CDS encoding sodium:solute symporter family transporter, with product MSKFSTIDIVVFVIYFVLVTGYGIWVYRLKRNKGVSDSKDFFLAEGSLTWWAIGASLIASNISAEQFIGMSGNGFVVGIAVAAYEWVAAIALIIVAVWFIPVYLKNKIFTMPQFLQTRYNETVSLIMAIFWLFLYVFVNLTSILYLGALAIDNIAGGGYFHLIIIVMAIFALVITLGGMKVIGFTDVIQVLVLIIGGLATTYIALTLVSEQFGLGKDVWGGFTAMMKDAPDHFKMIIEKPKPGASQSDINKYLMLPGIAMYFAGQWIVNLNYWGCNQYITQRALGANLQTARTGILFAGFLKLGMPVIVMLPGIAAYVLYKNGGIQAEMAPGGHFNADNAYSAILGFLPTGLKGLSLAALTAAIVASLAGKANSISTIFTLDIYKKYINREAGEKKLVIVGRITIAAAMALSILLTWKDLLGIGGEGGFTFIQKYTGFISPGIFAMFLLGMFWKRTTGAAAIAGILTGFGMSVLFNNYAPKLFGNETFLYTAYPKGDGTYEIPFLICMGLSFLFTMIVMVLISLRGPKVNPKAFVLDTSMFKVAPSTLALIVLTLLMITALYVRFW
- the araA gene encoding L-arabinose isomerase encodes the protein MIDLKTLEVWFLTGSQHLYGEETLNQVAEHSKQLAAALDSAGQIPVRVVYKPTVKTTEEIYATIQEANIAENVIGIITWMHTFSPAKMWIRGLSILKKPMLHLHTQFNRDIPWSSIDMDFMNLNQSAHGDREFGFMVSRMRKNRKVVVGHWQDEEVLTQIGSWTRAAAGWHDWQGAKFARFGDNMRYVAVTDGDKVEAELKFGFAVNSYGIGDLVALIDSVTPEAVDQLLNEYESTYTLADDLKRGGAQHSSVYEAAKIELGLRKFLEDGNFKGFTDTFEDLHGMVQLPGLAVQRLLADGYGFAGEGDWKTVALVRAFKVMGSGLPGGNAFMEDYTYHFDPNNALVLGSHMLEVDASLASGKASLEVHPLGIGGKADPARLVFNVAGGAALNASLIDMGNRFRLLVNEVEAVEPQNDLPNLPVARVLWKPLPDMKTGCAAWIYAGGAHHTAYSQNLTAEMIQDFADMADIEYLRIGKDTTIESFRNELRWNEVAYK
- a CDS encoding AraC family transcriptional regulator, whose product is MADTRSPITYSCYYSCNRSGEQFVPEHVLSYQISGTLTVNNGDKDFIFNEGDFRFVRRNQLLKFIKQPPPDGVFKSVSIYLDQVALQNFSRKYGQNAGHSKTTIADPVIQLSGDSFLKAFMDSLIPYIEGDQPADTQLEILKQCEAIMLLMRAHPELKDILFDFSEPGKIDLEAFMNKNFHFNVHLNRFAYLTGRSLATFKRDFEHIFHTSPSRWLQQRRLQEAYFMLKEQGKTASDVYLDVGFEDLSHFSFAFKKAYGVPPSKIAG
- a CDS encoding oxidoreductase, producing the protein MTKIWFITGSSRGLGRSLTEAVLKSGDKVAATARNASQLDDLVKQYGEQLLPVQLDVTDYKQVYQAVADTVKHFGRIDVLVNNAGFGIIGAAEAYTNEQVRSQLETNLYAPIEITRAVLPYMRRQGSGRILQISSIGGRVGNPGLTMYQAAKFGLGGFTEALAKEVAPLGIYVTSVEPGGFRTDWAGASMTYAPEIAGYDTVKQRTDFFKSGDFIPVGDPDKAAKAMVDLAIHPNPPVHLILGSEAIGILKNANETRDAEMEAWLPVSLSTDHDDAADFLDTPQGQWYTKNNKK
- a CDS encoding glycoside hydrolase family 97 protein, whose amino-acid sequence is MYKYIFLVCAGMLAVCAKAQTVSSPDKSITVSFNINAGKPVYSVTRKGTPVIAASALGIDQSNGNFYSGLKLKSSKSSMGGQLYTMVNAKKHHINYKYSERVYSLLNAAGKQMNVIFRVSDDGVAFRYHFPDGGKNDAVINKEVTEYHFAPSTKTWLQPKAEAKSGWEHTNPSYEENYDQDVTAGKSAKNGWIYPALFKTGNNWALITEAGMDGSYCGTTLKNDQGNSNYKISFPDAREIYTGRDLLPKNVTYTPWRVITIGSLKTIVESTLGTDVAPPAILLKDESIVKPGKAAWSWIMSKDDSITYTEQIRYVDLAHKMNWQYCLVDAAWDQKIGYDKIKQLADYAKTKNVGILLWYNSAGPWNTVKYTPKDKLLTHEDREKEFTRLNEMGIKGVKIDFFGGDGRSMIQYYVDILKDAAAHGLLVNFHGATLPRGWARTYPNLMTTEAVKGFEMVTFDQGNADNQANHCAMLPYTRNAFDPMDFTPMNLYKIPTQVTRKTTSGFELATSVVFLSGIQHYAESPDGMSRQPEYVVSFLQNLPNYWDDVRFVDGYPGKYAVIARKSGNKWYVAGINGENEGKEVTINLKDFKATKAKLITDGAEPLTFTQSNVPTNNPAKITMKGNGGFVLVLE
- a CDS encoding HPP family protein, with protein sequence MRRIIQHHAKRAKYIIYKETLIDFREHLWTFIGSFLGIGIIGFLNSKYFTAYDNLFLIGSFGASSVLIYGAINSPLAQPRNLIGGHVVCAIIGVTIHKLIPGELWLSCALSVSCSIVAMQITKTLHPPGGATALIANIGSAKIHALGYFYVFCPVFLGVVILFIVAVICNNATSHRSYPRNKHWYKIWLREYK